The following are encoded in a window of Mycobacteroides chelonae CCUG 47445 genomic DNA:
- the pta gene encoding phosphate acetyltransferase, with product MTEARGLKASSIYIASPEGDTGKSTVALGVMHRLAASVARVGVFRPIARSGESVDYILELLLEQSTADIAYEDCLGVSYHDLHQDPDAAIAQIVDRYHALAERCDAVVIVGSDYTDVASPSELSTNARIAVNLGAPVLLTIKGFDRTPDEVAALAEVCLGELKVQRAHTAAIVANRCNPDQLDEVRQALSRFDKPAWVLPEVPLLVSPSVEELMKAVKGSLVSGDEALLSREATSFMVAGMTAEHCLERLQEGQAVIFPADRSDVLLAVASAHVAEGFPSLSAIILNGGLKLHPRIADLVDGIGLRLPIIETDSGTFETASAAAHARGRVTVASARKIDTALALMDRYVDGADLIAQLAIPIPSVTTPQMFEYQLLDRARDNRKRIVLPEGDDDRILKAAGRLLQRQVADLTILGEEAEIRSRAAELGVDISNALVVSPKTSELAEQFAGQYFELRKHKGMTPDRAREIMRNVSYFGTMLVYNDIVDGMVSGAAHTTAHTIRPAFEIIRTTSGVSTVSSIFLMCLADRVLAYGDCAIVPDPTSEQLADIAISSARTAAQFGIDPRVAMLSYSTGNSGSGAEVEKVRIATELVRTRQPELLVEGPIQYDAAVEPSVAATKMPDSLVAGRATVLIFPDLNTGNNTYKAVQRSAGAIAIGPVLQGLRKPINDLSRGALVEDIVNTVAITAIQAQDLTR from the coding sequence CCACCGTCGCACTGGGTGTGATGCATCGGCTGGCCGCGTCGGTGGCACGCGTGGGTGTGTTCCGCCCCATCGCGCGCTCCGGGGAGAGTGTGGACTACATCCTGGAACTGCTACTGGAGCAGAGCACCGCAGACATCGCCTATGAGGATTGTCTCGGCGTCTCGTACCACGATCTCCATCAGGATCCAGATGCGGCGATCGCCCAGATCGTCGACAGGTACCACGCGCTCGCCGAGCGCTGTGACGCTGTGGTGATCGTCGGCAGCGACTACACCGATGTCGCAAGTCCCAGCGAGCTGAGTACCAACGCCCGCATCGCGGTCAATCTCGGCGCCCCGGTTCTGTTGACCATCAAGGGATTCGATCGAACGCCGGACGAGGTGGCGGCCCTTGCCGAGGTCTGTCTCGGCGAGCTCAAGGTGCAGCGTGCACACACCGCCGCCATTGTGGCCAACCGGTGTAATCCCGATCAGCTGGACGAGGTGCGCCAGGCGTTGTCGCGTTTCGACAAGCCGGCCTGGGTGCTGCCCGAGGTGCCGCTGCTGGTCTCGCCCTCGGTAGAAGAGCTCATGAAAGCGGTGAAGGGCTCCTTGGTCAGCGGCGACGAGGCACTGCTGTCCCGCGAGGCCACCAGCTTCATGGTGGCAGGCATGACGGCCGAGCACTGTTTGGAGCGCCTGCAAGAGGGGCAGGCCGTCATCTTCCCCGCCGACCGATCCGATGTGCTGCTGGCGGTGGCGAGTGCGCATGTGGCGGAAGGATTTCCATCGCTGTCCGCGATCATCCTCAACGGCGGACTCAAGCTGCACCCGCGGATCGCCGACCTGGTGGACGGGATCGGGCTGCGGTTGCCGATCATCGAGACGGATTCGGGCACGTTCGAGACCGCGAGCGCCGCGGCGCATGCCCGGGGCCGTGTCACGGTGGCCTCGGCCCGCAAGATCGACACCGCGCTGGCGCTGATGGATCGGTATGTCGATGGCGCGGATCTCATCGCGCAGTTGGCCATTCCGATCCCATCAGTCACCACGCCGCAGATGTTCGAGTATCAGCTGCTGGATCGGGCGCGGGACAACCGTAAGCGCATCGTGCTCCCGGAGGGCGACGACGACAGGATCCTCAAGGCGGCCGGCCGACTGCTGCAGCGCCAGGTCGCAGATCTGACAATCCTGGGTGAAGAGGCGGAAATTCGTTCCCGCGCAGCAGAGCTGGGCGTGGACATCTCGAATGCACTGGTGGTCAGCCCCAAGACCAGTGAGCTCGCCGAGCAGTTCGCGGGCCAGTACTTCGAGCTGCGCAAGCACAAGGGCATGACTCCTGATCGTGCACGCGAGATCATGCGCAACGTCTCGTACTTCGGCACCATGCTGGTGTACAACGACATCGTCGACGGCATGGTGTCGGGCGCGGCACACACCACCGCGCACACGATTAGGCCGGCGTTCGAAATCATAAGGACGACGTCCGGTGTTTCTACAGTGTCCAGCATCTTCCTGATGTGCCTGGCCGACCGGGTATTGGCCTATGGCGACTGCGCCATCGTGCCCGACCCCACCTCTGAGCAGCTGGCCGATATCGCCATCTCCTCGGCGCGCACCGCGGCCCAGTTCGGCATCGACCCGCGGGTCGCGATGCTGTCCTACTCGACAGGAAACTCGGGTAGCGGTGCCGAGGTGGAAAAGGTGCGTATCGCAACCGAATTGGTTCGTACCAGGCAGCCCGAGCTGTTGGTCGAGGGTCCCATCCAGTACGACGCGGCGGTGGAGCCCTCGGTGGCGGCCACCAAGATGCCCGACTCCCTGGTCGCCGGACGTGCGACGGTACTGATCTTCCCGGACCTCAACACCGGGAACAACACCTATAAGGCGGTGCAGCGCAGTGCCGGAGCCATCGCCATCGGTCCCGTGCTGCAGGGCTTGCGCAAACCCATCAACGATCTCTCCCGCGGCGCTCTGGTGGAGGACATCGTCAACACGGTCGCGATCACCGCGATCCAGGCCCAGGACCTGACCCGATGA